In Cupriavidus sp. EM10, the genomic window AACTGGCCGCTTTCTGAGCCGTCCGGACCGTCGCGCGCCGGCCTGGTTGCGACTGATTCTCACTCGATGGAAATGCTCCCCCGAGCGGCCGCGGGGGAAACTAACATGAGGTCAGGGGCTTTCCAGAGCCGTTTGCGCGGGTCTGGCAAGTCACCTACAATCGGCCATTCTCCCCACCAAAACCGAGACAGAACAATGGAACACACGCTCCCTCCTCTTCCGTACGCGCATGACGCCCTGGCTCCGCACATCTCCAAGGAGACCCTGGAGTTCCATCATGACAAGCACCACCAGACCTACGTCACGAACCTGAACAACCTGATCAAGGGCACCGAGTTCGAGAACGCTTCGCTGGAAGAAATCGTCAAGAAGTCGTCGGGCGGCATCTTCAACAACGCTGCCCAGGTGTGGAACCACACGTTCTACTGGGAATCGATGAAGCCGAACGGCGGCGGCCAGCCGACGGGTGCCCTGGCTGACGCGATCAACGCGAAGTTCGGCTCGTTCGACAAGTTCAAGGAAGAATTCACGAAGACGGCCGTTGGCACCTTCGGTTCGGGCTGGGCATGGCTGGTCAAGAAGGCCGACGGCTCGCTGGACCTGGTGTCCACCTCGAACGCCGCCACGCCGCTGACCACCGACGCCAAGCCGCTGCTGACGTGCGACGTGTGGGAACACGCCTACTACATCGACTACCGCAATGCCCGTCCGAAGTACGTCGAGGCATTCTGGAATGTCGTGAACTGGGACTTTGCCTCGAAGAACTTCGCCTGAGCCATTCTGTCCCGAGCGCAAGGCCGACAAGCTTCGGCCCCCAGCGAAAAGCCCCGGAAATTCCGGGGCTTTTTCCTTTTGCGCACGGTTCGCTGCGCAGCGCTACGACCGCCTGGCCACGGCCGTCCGCCGCCACGGCACCGGCCCCGCCGACGCCCAGAGCACAATGGCGCCGGCCGCGCCCAGCCATGCACTCAGCCATGCGCTCAGCCGCGTGCCGTCGCTCCCAGGGGCGCGCCATCGCTGTCGTTTGCCGCGTTGAAGTCGGTCATGCAGTTCAGGTTGAGGGCGCGGATGTGCTCGGTCATGAAGTCGATGAAGACGCGAATGCGCGTGGGCAGGTGCTGGCGGCTCAGGTAGCAGATGTAGTGGCCGCGATCGTCGGGGGCATGCCGCGCCAGCGCCACCAGCAGTTCGCCCTTGGCAATGTGGTGGCAGATCTGGTAGGCGGACATCTGCGCGATGCCCCAGCCCTCCAGCACGGCGTGCAGCACCAGGTCGGCGTCGTTGAACGTCATGCGGGCGCGGGGCAGGAACTTGCGCACGATGCCGTCGGCCTTGAACTCCCATTCGAAGATGCGCCCGCTGGAAAAGCGGAAATTGATGCATTCGTGCTGGGGCAGGTCGTCCAGCGTCTGCGGCAGGCCGTGCGTGGCCACGTACGATGGCGCGGCGCATAGCGCCATCTGCATCGGAATCAGCTGCTTGGCGATGATGCTGGAGTCCTCGATCCGCCCGTTGCGGAACGCCACGTCGATCTGCTCCGATGCAAAGTCGGTGGGCCGGTCGTCCAGCAGCAGGTCGATGGCGATGTCCGGATAGGCCTTGATGAACTTGTCCAGCAGCGGCGCCACGATCTTGCGGCCAAAGCCCACCGTGGCGCTGATCCGCACCAGGCCGCGCGGCGGCCCCTGGCGCAGTTCCAGCATGTCGTTCATGGCCTCGACGATATGCGTGACGCCCTGGTGGCAGTTGTCGAAGAAGCGCTGGCCCTCGCGCGTCAGCTGCGTGGTGCGCGTGGTGCGCAGGAACAGCCGCGTGCTCAGTTGCGTTTCCAGCTTCTGCACGTTGCGGCTGACGGCCGAGCGGCCCATGCCCAGGCGCTCGCCGGCCCTGGCGAAGCTGCCTTCGCTGGCCACGGCCATGAACGCCATGATGCCGGCATAGCTGGCGGCAAAGCTGGTCGACAGTGCGTCGGCGCGGTTCGGCAGGCTGAGCCGGAAATTGCGATCCGACGGGTCGGGCGGTTGTATCGATTCCATGTGTATTCCCGGGCTCCCGCGCTATGTCGTTGCGGCGCGGGATGCCGTTTGATCCTGCCTGCGCAGGTGTACTTCGAAGCGCGCCCCGCCGTCGCGCCGGTTTTCCGCGCGGATGCTGCCGCTGAGGTCCGTCACGATGCGGTGGCAGATTGCCAGCCCGACGCCCACGCCATCGTCCTTGGTGGTGTGGAACGCGTCGAACAGGCGGGGCAGGGCATCGGCGGCAATGCCGCAGCCCCGGTCGCTGATGACGATCACCGCGTCGGGCCCGCTGGCAGCAAGCCGCACGGTCAGCCGGCGGGCCGGCAATGGCGTGTCGGCCATCGCCTCCAGCGCGTTGACCATCAGGTTGGCAAAGAGCTGTTGCAGCGCGGCGGGCTCGGCCAGGACCACGATGTCTTCGTGGCCGAGGTCCGTCTCCACGTCGATGCCGTGGCGCCGCATGTCGTCGTCGAGCCAGTGGAGCGTGTCGCGCAGCACCGTGGCAAGCAGCACTGCCTGCCTGGGCCGTGCCACGGGCGACGCCAGAATCCTGAGTTCGGCCAGCAGCGTGCCGGCGCGCTGCGCGTCGGCTACCAGGCGTTCAAGCGAGGCGATGGCCGCCCTGACATCGGGCGGGTCATGGCGCAGCCAGCGCAATGCCGACTGGCCGCGCGTTGCCACCGACGCCACCGGCTGCACGGCGTCGTGGACAATCATGGCCACGCGGCGCCCCAGCAGCGCCAGCCGGTTGGCGTGCATCGGTTCGCCTGCATCAGTCATTGGTGTCTCGCTGTCGATTCGCCTCGCCGGCACCGTTGCCCATGCCCTGGCCGACCTGGAGATGATGTTAATAACCGCTCAATTGGCCGTAAATGACAGCGTTCCCGTTTTTTCTGCCAGACTGCCAGCCCCTCCGGGCACGCGACGAAAAATTCATCCAGGAT contains:
- the sodB gene encoding superoxide dismutase [Fe]; protein product: MEHTLPPLPYAHDALAPHISKETLEFHHDKHHQTYVTNLNNLIKGTEFENASLEEIVKKSSGGIFNNAAQVWNHTFYWESMKPNGGGQPTGALADAINAKFGSFDKFKEEFTKTAVGTFGSGWAWLVKKADGSLDLVSTSNAATPLTTDAKPLLTCDVWEHAYYIDYRNARPKYVEAFWNVVNWDFASKNFA
- a CDS encoding LysR family transcriptional regulator, translated to MESIQPPDPSDRNFRLSLPNRADALSTSFAASYAGIMAFMAVASEGSFARAGERLGMGRSAVSRNVQKLETQLSTRLFLRTTRTTQLTREGQRFFDNCHQGVTHIVEAMNDMLELRQGPPRGLVRISATVGFGRKIVAPLLDKFIKAYPDIAIDLLLDDRPTDFASEQIDVAFRNGRIEDSSIIAKQLIPMQMALCAAPSYVATHGLPQTLDDLPQHECINFRFSSGRIFEWEFKADGIVRKFLPRARMTFNDADLVLHAVLEGWGIAQMSAYQICHHIAKGELLVALARHAPDDRGHYICYLSRQHLPTRIRVFIDFMTEHIRALNLNCMTDFNAANDSDGAPLGATARG
- a CDS encoding sensor histidine kinase, translated to MTDAGEPMHANRLALLGRRVAMIVHDAVQPVASVATRGQSALRWLRHDPPDVRAAIASLERLVADAQRAGTLLAELRILASPVARPRQAVLLATVLRDTLHWLDDDMRRHGIDVETDLGHEDIVVLAEPAALQQLFANLMVNALEAMADTPLPARRLTVRLAASGPDAVIVISDRGCGIAADALPRLFDAFHTTKDDGVGVGLAICHRIVTDLSGSIRAENRRDGGARFEVHLRRQDQTASRAATT